DNA from Gloeocapsa sp. DLM2.Bin57:
TAGCCGAATCATCGATACTTTTTCTGAGGTTATCTAAATTTTGTAGATTAATATTCCAAGTAATGGTTTCTGAGGTAACTCTTTCTAAGAGTAAATCCAATTTACGAGGTGATCGCAAGGAGAGATTTTTTAAATCTAACGCAGTTCGTAATAAAGTAGAAGAGGGATTCTCTCCGATTAACTGACGTCGAAACAAATCAGTTACCAAGGGTTTAACTTCATCGAGTAGGTTGACTTGGGGATAAAAACTACGCGCTACCCCTTCTAAATTAGCGAGGGTTTTCGCGTATAAACCCATATTCCCTGGTAACTTTATTTTATTATTACGGGCGATCGCTAAGACCTCGTAGAATACCTCACTAAAATTAATCTCTGAGACACTCAGATTATAATATTTTCTGAGCATACGATCATAATCGTTTTGCAGGTCGATGAGATTAATCGTAGTATTACTATCAGCTAAATCTAAGGTTAACTCACTACAACGTTCCGCGTCGAGATCCACTATTGCTAATAACATTTCAATGAGGATTTTTTGAGTACGAGGATCTAAACGTCCAATCATCCCACAATCTAATAAAGCTACCTTACCATTTTGCAGATAAAATAAATTACCAGGATGAGGATCTGCGTGGAAAAAACCATCTATATACAACTGTTGAAAAAAGACTCTAAATAACAGAGTGGTAATTTTTTGACGTTGTTCTTCTTCCTTAGTAGGATCGGGAAACTTTGCAGTTAAGAGGGGAACACCTTCTAACCATTCTAAGACTAAAACTTTAGAAGAGGTCAACTCCCAATAGATTTTAGGTATAACTAAATCTTGGGGGTTAAACCATTCTCCTTTGGCTATATTTTGACGTAGTTTGTCGGTGTAAGTTGCTTCTCTAGTAAAATCTAGTTCAGCTTTAAGTGCGCTAGTAAATTCAGCCGCTAAAGCAATGATATCATAGTCCTTACCAAAATCGGTCAGAGATACTAATTCAGCGATCCCCTTAATCAGGGATATGTCTTGATTAACTACTTCTTCGATATTAGGTCGTTGTACTTTCAGTGCTACTTCTTCTCCAGTACGCAAAGTAGCACGATGTACTTGTCCAATTGAACCAGCGGCGATCGCTTCTGGGTTAATTTGACTAAAAACCTTTTCCAGGGTATCTGACAACTGATTACGAAGCAGTCTTTCAATTTCTGACCAGTGTACAGGGGGAACGTTCGCTTGTAGTTCGCTGAGTGCTTCTATATATTCAGCGGGTAATAAATCGGGACGTGTAGAGAGTAGTTGTCCTAGCTTAACGTAAACAGGGCCTAATTCAATCAGGATATTACGCAAAACCGCGGGGGTAGGTAATTGGGGTTCATTGGGTTTACCTCCTGTGAGTAATCCTCGCATATAATCCCAACCATTGCGTAAAACAACTTCGAT
Protein-coding regions in this window:
- a CDS encoding AarF/ABC1/UbiB kinase family protein — encoded protein: MFALTQYTNRQREIIEVVLRNGWDYMRGLLTGGKPNEPQLPTPAVLRNILIELGPVYVKLGQLLSTRPDLLPAEYIEALSELQANVPPVHWSEIERLLRNQLSDTLEKVFSQINPEAIAAGSIGQVHRATLRTGEEVALKVQRPNIEEVVNQDISLIKGIAELVSLTDFGKDYDIIALAAEFTSALKAELDFTREATYTDKLRQNIAKGEWFNPQDLVIPKIYWELTSSKVLVLEWLEGVPLLTAKFPDPTKEEEQRQKITTLLFRVFFQQLYIDGFFHADPHPGNLFYLQNGKVALLDCGMIGRLDPRTQKILIEMLLAIVDLDAERCSELTLDLADSNTTINLIDLQNDYDRMLRKYYNLSVSEINFSEVFYEVLAIARNNKIKLPGNMGLYAKTLANLEGVARSFYPQVNLLDEVKPLVTDLFRRQLIGENPSSTLLRTALDLKNLSLRSPRKLDLLLERVTSETITWNINLQNLDNLRKSIDDSANRLSFSILVGSLIMGAAIISANSGTSQLLVLSNILFTAASFLGLWLIISILRSGKLR